From Streptomyces fungicidicus, one genomic window encodes:
- a CDS encoding SCO5555 family protein, translating to MERDGQLELYAAVADRLKEAHAAVRALQVPEGVRMALTRKLLVITAAAKHDLAGAARRLERFIEDLDEGRFPEEER from the coding sequence ATGGAACGCGACGGCCAACTCGAGCTCTATGCGGCGGTCGCGGACCGGCTCAAAGAAGCGCACGCAGCTGTGCGCGCACTGCAAGTCCCGGAGGGCGTACGGATGGCGCTGACCCGGAAGCTGCTGGTCATTACGGCCGCGGCCAAGCACGATCTCGCCGGTGCGGCAAGGCGTCTGGAGCGGTTCATCGAGGACCTCGACGAGGGGCGATTCCCCGAAGAGGAACGCTGA